The Exiguobacterium sibiricum 7-3 nucleotide sequence GCCTAAGTCCCGAAGGGATATGGTAAAGATCGTTGAGAGGTTCAGACGGGGTCATATGGTACGAGACCGTAGGCAGTCCCACGACAAACGGTGGGGAATTTCCTAGTAGGCGGCTGTATGATTGCTGTGACACGACCTGAGGTGGCTTCTGGCCACGTCAGAGTGGATTATATGACGAGTCGCCGAAAGGCAGCAAGGTAGGGCGTGGAAACGCCTTGTGTGCGCGATGATGCGCAGCGAGTCATATCGTGGGGGCGTGAATCCCTTGCAGTCTTGGAACGCCTAGACATACGGATACCTCGTCCTACACTGGACGCAGAAACGTTGGGCAGATTTAATCCTTTTATTTTCAAGGGGTTAGTCTGCCCATCCAGCCGTTTTCCTCGCCTGCCTCCCGCAGTATGCGCATGCTCTTCTAGTGCATCAAGTCTTTTAGATTAAAAAAAGGAAAAGAAAATGCAGGAAAGATGAAGATCAACGACTGGAGAACATGTCGTACGAGGAACGTTGAAGGAGGGAGCGAAGCGAGTCCATTCAATGTGACGCAGTACGCCACCAAACGAAGTGAAGGCGTAAACGCCGAAAACGAAGTGCGGTAGATCAGGAAAGCGAAAATCTTAAACAGGCATCCAGAGAGAAAAAGAGAGTAGATCTGATTATAGTTATTGATTCAATGTCATGAATTCTTGTTCTTTCAAAGGTGATTCTGTTTTGGAGTTATGACCATAATAATTTACGATGTATTCATTTTTTTTGTTTGTTTTGACAAAAAAGTCATAAGTAATTTTAGGTTCGTCTTTAAAAGCTAGTGTATACATATATCCGAATTTGTTGACCGTAGATGTTGTTGTATATGAACTTGGAGAAATAGAAAATTCTTTTTGAAGTAGAGATTGTAGTACTTTTTGACGGTCATTTTGTTCATTTAAAAATAGTGAAACTGCAGCCGTTATTATTAATACTAATGCTAGAGTGATGCCCCGTTTTTTTCTTTTGCCTTTTTTCATAGAAATCCTCCTTTTTCTTCTAAAAGTACATTTCGTTGCGTGAAATGACAATTCCTCGCAATGATACCGTTGGTATCAAGCCAAACACGAAAAAAACGGGCTATTTTGCCCGTTTTCACAAACTTTATCTGATTGATTTGTAGTCAATTTCGTAACCAGATTCGTCTAATTCTCTAGCTATTTGGTATTTCCATGAACCTGCCATGTCATATTCTTTGTAGATGACTCCAGCCAAATCGTTGGGGATCTCTACATCACCTTTTTTTAAAGCAATTGCATTTTCGAGACCAAGTTTGGCTGCAAAAAATCCATGTTCGAAAATTACATTTTGACGAGCTCTGTATTTTTCTTGATATTGCTCACCTTTTTCATTCAACTTTGCTGGTCTTCCGATATCGCATGGAGTATAAAGTACAATTGCAAAACCTACGTTTGCATGAGAATTGAATTTTTGAAAGATTGTTTGTCCACGATCTAATTGTTCATGTAAAATTATTGGTTCTATTCCTAAATGTTTTAAAAAAAGAGCAACTTCATGTTTTAATCCATCATCATGACCATGAACAATAAATACTTTTGTCTTGTCTATGAGAATCATTTTTTGAGGAGTAACGTTAGGTTTGTTCTCTTCTTCTGAAAGTTCTTTTTCTAGTTGTACGTTTGAAATTGCAGAGTTTAGCAAGGTCTCAGTATTTTTAATTCCATCTTGAAAAAAAGCATAGTCTTCAGAAGGATCATGATGTATATCTAAC carries:
- a CDS encoding TIR domain-containing protein produces the protein KKISLLERQKNEVNAIEYDDDRSSKVQIFRSRTKQILKRIFPDSDEYISMLEEISFISILHQLDIHHDPSEDYAFFQDGIKNTETLLNSAISNVQLEKELSEEENKPNVTPQKMILIDKTKVFIVHGHDDGLKHEVALFLKHLGIEPIILHEQLDRGQTIFQKFNSHANVGFAIVLYTPCDIGRPAKLNEKGEQYQEKYRARQNVIFEHGFFAAKLGLENAIALKKGDVEIPNDLAGVIYKEYDMAGSWKYQIARELDESGYEIDYKSIR